In the genome of Pseudomonas sp. LBUM920, one region contains:
- the phnE gene encoding phosphonate ABC transporter, permease protein PhnE translates to MTTLHAEAVGKRTWPQYLGWGLFLVLLAWAWHGAEMNPLALYRDSGNMATFAADFFPPDFHEWRSYLKEMIVTVQIALWGTVLAIVCSVPLGILCADNITPWWVHQPLRRVMDAFRSINEMVFAMLFVVAVGLGPFAGVLALWISTTGVLAKLFAEAVEAIDPGPVEGVRATGASALQEVIYGVIPQVMPLWVSYALYRFEANVRSATVVGMVGAGGIGVILWENIRAFQFVQTCAVLLVIIVVVSCIDVLSQRLRKQFI, encoded by the coding sequence ATGACAACTCTGCACGCTGAAGCTGTAGGCAAACGCACTTGGCCGCAATACCTCGGCTGGGGCCTGTTCCTGGTCCTGCTGGCCTGGGCCTGGCACGGCGCGGAGATGAACCCGCTGGCGCTGTACCGCGACTCTGGAAACATGGCGACCTTCGCCGCCGACTTCTTTCCGCCCGACTTCCACGAATGGCGCTCCTACCTCAAAGAGATGATCGTCACCGTGCAAATCGCCCTCTGGGGCACGGTGCTGGCGATTGTGTGCTCGGTGCCGCTGGGCATCCTGTGCGCTGACAACATCACCCCCTGGTGGGTGCACCAACCGCTGCGCCGGGTGATGGATGCGTTCCGCTCCATCAATGAAATGGTGTTCGCCATGTTGTTCGTGGTCGCCGTCGGCCTCGGTCCTTTCGCGGGCGTTCTGGCCCTGTGGATCAGCACCACCGGCGTGCTCGCCAAGCTGTTTGCCGAAGCCGTCGAAGCCATTGACCCAGGCCCGGTCGAAGGCGTGCGAGCCACCGGCGCGAGCGCCTTGCAGGAAGTGATCTACGGCGTGATCCCGCAAGTGATGCCGCTGTGGGTGAGCTACGCGCTGTATCGCTTCGAAGCCAATGTGCGTTCGGCCACGGTGGTTGGCATGGTCGGCGCCGGCGGCATCGGCGTGATCCTCTGGGAAAACATCCGCGCCTTCCAGTTCGTCCAGACCTGCGCGGTGCTGCTGGTGATCATCGTTGTCGTGAGCTGTATCGACGTGCTGTCCCAACGCCTGCGCAAGCAGTTCATCTGA
- a CDS encoding DUF6124 family protein, translated as MLESATVCAHDCAEHLEGTGCKQVLAVVQMIEIAQLSVDQALDRECPAA; from the coding sequence ATGCTGGAATCGGCAACGGTGTGTGCGCACGACTGTGCCGAGCATTTGGAGGGCACAGGCTGCAAGCAGGTGCTGGCGGTGGTGCAGATGATTGAGATTGCTCAGCTGTCAGTAGATCAGGCGCTGGATCGGGAGTGTCCCGCCGCTTGA
- the ccmE gene encoding cytochrome c maturation protein CcmE has protein sequence MNPLRRKRLLIILAILVGVSVAVGLAMSALRENINLFYTPTQIANGEAPVDTRIRAGGMVEKGSLKRSGDSLDVTFVVTDFNKAVTITYRGILPDLFREGQGIVALGKLNADGVVVADEVLAKHDEKYMPPEVTKALKDSGQPAPTPAKEG, from the coding sequence GTGAATCCGCTGCGTAGAAAGCGTCTGTTGATCATCCTGGCCATCCTGGTCGGTGTGAGTGTTGCCGTGGGCCTGGCGATGAGCGCCCTGCGGGAGAACATCAACCTGTTCTACACCCCGACCCAGATCGCCAACGGCGAAGCGCCGGTAGACACGCGTATTCGCGCGGGCGGCATGGTGGAGAAGGGCTCGCTGAAACGTTCCGGTGATTCCCTCGACGTCACCTTCGTGGTCACCGACTTCAACAAGGCCGTGACCATCACCTATCGCGGCATCCTCCCGGACCTGTTCCGCGAAGGCCAGGGCATCGTCGCCCTCGGCAAGCTCAATGCCGACGGCGTGGTGGTGGCCGATGAAGTGCTGGCCAAGCACGATGAGAAATACATGCCGCCGGAAGTCACCAAGGCCCTGAAAGACAGCGGCCAACCCGCTCCAACCCCAGCAAAGGAGGGCTAA
- the phnD gene encoding phosphonate ABC transporter substrate-binding protein: MLNRIGHVFLSAVLLAGVALGSAQAADKTINFGIMSTESSQNLKSIWQPFLDDMHKKTGLTINATFASDYAGLIQGMRFNKVDVAWLGNKAAMEAVDRSNGEIFAQTAAANGAAGYWSVLIVRKDSPINNVDDMLKNAKNLTFGNGDPNSTSGYLVPGYYVFAKNNVDAATAFKRTLNSSHEVNALSVAKGQLDVATFNTESWDRLEVTQPDKAAMLKVIWKSPLIPADPMVWSKALSDSEKTKIRDFFAHYGDTDEEKAVLKNMQLGKFLPSSDDQLLPIRQLELFKQRTTISADDHLEAADKAKKLADIDADLAKLQQRISELDKKTAANG; encoded by the coding sequence ATGTTGAACCGTATCGGCCACGTGTTTCTGTCTGCGGTGTTGCTGGCCGGCGTCGCACTGGGCAGCGCCCAGGCCGCCGACAAAACCATCAACTTCGGCATCATGTCCACCGAGTCCTCGCAGAACCTCAAGAGCATCTGGCAACCGTTTCTGGATGACATGCACAAGAAGACCGGCCTGACCATCAACGCCACGTTCGCCTCCGACTATGCCGGCCTGATCCAGGGCATGCGCTTCAACAAAGTCGACGTGGCGTGGCTCGGCAACAAGGCGGCGATGGAAGCGGTGGACCGCTCCAACGGCGAGATCTTCGCCCAGACCGCCGCCGCCAACGGCGCCGCCGGTTACTGGAGCGTGCTGATCGTGCGCAAGGACAGCCCGATCAACAATGTTGACGACATGCTCAAGAACGCCAAGAACCTGACCTTCGGCAACGGCGACCCGAACTCCACCTCGGGCTACCTGGTGCCGGGCTACTACGTGTTTGCCAAGAACAATGTGGATGCCGCCACCGCGTTCAAACGCACGCTGAACTCCAGTCATGAAGTCAACGCACTCAGCGTGGCCAAAGGGCAGTTGGACGTTGCCACCTTCAACACCGAAAGCTGGGACCGCCTTGAAGTCACCCAGCCGGACAAGGCCGCCATGCTCAAGGTGATCTGGAAATCGCCACTGATCCCGGCTGACCCGATGGTGTGGAGCAAGGCGCTGAGCGACAGCGAGAAGACCAAGATCCGCGATTTCTTCGCCCACTACGGCGACACCGATGAAGAGAAGGCCGTGCTGAAGAACATGCAGCTGGGCAAGTTCCTGCCGTCGAGCGATGACCAGCTGTTGCCGATCCGCCAGCTTGAGCTGTTCAAGCAGCGCACCACCATCAGCGCTGACGACCACCTCGAAGCCGCTGACAAGGCCAAGAAGCTGGCGGACATCGACGCCGACCTGGCCAAGCTGCAACAGCGCATCAGCGAGCTGGACAAGAAGACTGCAGCCAACGGCTAA
- the ccmD gene encoding heme exporter protein CcmD has translation MSFNSFSDFLAMGHHGLYVWTAYGICLAVLALNVAAPILARKRYLQQEARRLRRETDK, from the coding sequence ATGAGTTTCAACTCTTTCAGTGATTTTCTCGCCATGGGCCACCACGGCCTGTATGTCTGGACGGCCTATGGCATCTGCCTGGCAGTGCTGGCCCTCAACGTCGCCGCGCCGATCCTGGCCCGCAAGCGTTATCTGCAACAAGAGGCGCGTCGTTTGCGCCGGGAGACCGATAAGTGA
- a CDS encoding DUF695 domain-containing protein produces MFTDQTRPLAYHRLCGLTLASLLLAGCATPAPQPPPVAVRDQCLDKGSAASAAFERCVADRQAQKAKMLKDVLAVLDTTPGRQPLADAGPDGYQQADFPETPKVLSYQGERSISVAEKQALPYKVRITWQYDSPFPVPLPGDVYRMGQMRQQVVPAVEAQGLAKFVCTVTADQQVQWIFYAKSEETFMARVNAALAKSEPYPLIFTATEEPAPNSDMVKTGALRITPKICME; encoded by the coding sequence ATGTTCACTGACCAAACACGTCCTCTGGCCTATCACCGACTGTGTGGGCTGACGCTCGCCAGCCTGCTCCTCGCGGGTTGCGCCACCCCTGCCCCTCAACCACCGCCGGTGGCTGTACGCGATCAGTGCTTGGATAAAGGGTCTGCAGCAAGTGCGGCATTCGAGCGTTGCGTGGCCGACCGGCAAGCGCAAAAAGCGAAAATGCTCAAGGACGTCCTCGCCGTGCTCGACACGACGCCCGGTCGCCAACCTTTGGCTGATGCGGGCCCGGACGGTTATCAGCAAGCCGACTTCCCGGAAACGCCCAAGGTCCTGAGCTACCAGGGCGAACGCTCGATCTCGGTCGCTGAAAAACAGGCGCTGCCTTACAAGGTCAGGATCACCTGGCAATACGACTCACCTTTCCCCGTGCCCTTACCGGGCGACGTCTACAGGATGGGCCAAATGCGCCAGCAGGTCGTGCCGGCCGTGGAGGCGCAAGGGCTTGCGAAGTTTGTGTGCACAGTGACGGCTGACCAGCAGGTGCAGTGGATTTTCTACGCCAAAAGTGAAGAGACGTTCATGGCACGGGTGAATGCCGCGCTGGCCAAGAGCGAGCCTTACCCTTTGATATTCACGGCGACTGAAGAGCCCGCGCCGAACAGCGACATGGTCAAGACGGGGGCATTGCGCATCACGCCCAAAATCTGCATGGAATGA
- the ccmB gene encoding heme exporter protein CcmB — MSVFALLVAREARLLCRRPAELANPLVFFAIVIALFPLAVGPETKLLQTLSPGLVWVAALLSVLLSLDGLFRSDFEDGSLEQWVLSSHPLPLLVLAKVLAHWAFSGLALVLLSPLLAMMLGLPVECLPVLLLSLLLGTPVLSLLGAVGAALTVGLKRGGLLLALLILPLYIPVLILGSGALQAALMGMPATGYLLWLGSLTALAVTLTPFAIAAGLKISVGE, encoded by the coding sequence ATGAGTGTGTTCGCGCTGCTGGTCGCCCGTGAAGCACGGCTGTTGTGCCGTCGCCCGGCTGAATTGGCCAATCCGCTGGTGTTCTTTGCCATCGTCATCGCCTTATTCCCGTTGGCGGTCGGTCCCGAGACTAAACTGTTGCAAACCTTGTCCCCAGGATTGGTGTGGGTCGCTGCGCTTTTATCGGTGCTGCTCTCGCTGGACGGGCTGTTTCGCAGCGATTTCGAAGACGGTTCCCTCGAACAGTGGGTCCTTTCGTCGCACCCGCTGCCACTTCTGGTTCTGGCCAAGGTACTGGCACACTGGGCTTTTTCCGGCTTGGCGCTAGTCTTGCTCTCACCGTTGCTGGCGATGATGCTGGGCTTGCCCGTCGAATGCCTGCCGGTATTGTTGCTGTCCTTGTTGCTCGGTACGCCGGTGCTCAGCCTGTTGGGGGCGGTGGGCGCAGCGTTGACCGTCGGTTTGAAGCGGGGTGGCCTGTTGCTGGCCCTGCTGATTCTGCCTTTGTATATCCCGGTGTTGATCCTGGGCAGCGGCGCCTTGCAGGCCGCGCTCATGGGCATGCCGGCGACCGGTTACCTCCTGTGGCTTGGCAGCCTGACCGCCCTGGCGGTAACCCTGACACCCTTTGCTATAGCGGCTGGCCTGAAGATCAGCGTCGGCGAATAA
- a CDS encoding heme ABC transporter permease, whose amino-acid sequence MNWTWFHKLGSPKGFYGISAKLLPWLSVAAVLLIGIGLVWGLAFAPPDYQQGNSFRIIYIHVPAAMLAQSCYVMLAVCGVVGLVWKMKLADVALQCAAPIGAWMTAVALVTGAIWGKPTWGSWWVWDARLTSMLILLFLYFGLIALGNAISNRDSAAKACAVLAIVGVINIPIIKYSVEWWNTLHQGATFTLTEKPAMPVEMWAPLLLMVLGFYCFFGAVLLMRMRLEVLKREARTSWVKAEVQNSLGARG is encoded by the coding sequence ATGAACTGGACCTGGTTTCACAAGCTCGGCTCGCCCAAAGGGTTTTACGGCATCAGCGCCAAGCTGCTGCCGTGGTTGAGCGTCGCCGCCGTGTTGCTGATCGGCATAGGCCTGGTCTGGGGCCTGGCCTTCGCACCGCCGGACTACCAGCAAGGCAACAGCTTTCGCATCATCTATATCCACGTGCCTGCCGCGATGCTGGCGCAGTCCTGCTACGTGATGCTGGCCGTGTGCGGCGTGGTCGGGCTGGTGTGGAAGATGAAGCTGGCCGACGTCGCCCTGCAATGCGCGGCGCCCATCGGCGCGTGGATGACCGCCGTGGCGCTGGTCACTGGCGCCATCTGGGGCAAGCCGACCTGGGGTTCATGGTGGGTGTGGGACGCGCGCCTGACTTCGATGCTGATCCTGCTGTTTCTGTACTTCGGCCTGATCGCCCTGGGCAATGCCATCAGCAACCGCGACAGCGCCGCGAAGGCCTGCGCGGTGCTGGCGATTGTCGGCGTGATCAACATCCCGATCATCAAATACTCGGTGGAGTGGTGGAACACCCTGCACCAGGGCGCCACCTTCACCCTGACCGAAAAACCGGCGATGCCCGTGGAAATGTGGGCGCCGCTGCTGCTGATGGTGCTGGGGTTCTACTGCTTCTTCGGCGCCGTGCTGCTGATGCGCATGCGTCTGGAAGTGCTCAAGCGTGAGGCCCGCACCAGCTGGGTCAAGGCCGAAGTGCAAAACAGCCTGGGAGCGCGGGGATGA
- the phnC gene encoding phosphonate ABC transporter ATP-binding protein, producing MTHAIHVDHLNKTFAKKSALVDLELTIAAGEMVALIGASGSGKSTLLRHLAGLACCDKSNGGSVKVLGREVQASGRLNGKVRRLRADIGYIFQQFNLVNRLSVLDNVLLGCLGRMPRWRGNLGLFNAEEKAFALESLARVGLADLAAQRASTLSGGQQQRVAIARALTQRAEVILADEPIASLDPESARKVMEILADINRRDGKTVVVTLHQVDYAMRYCPRAVALKGGRIHFDGQGSAMSSQFLNDLYGADVDTSLMFSDQTRHTDVTPRLALARA from the coding sequence ATGACTCACGCTATCCATGTCGATCACTTGAACAAGACCTTTGCGAAGAAATCCGCACTGGTCGACCTCGAACTCACCATTGCTGCCGGTGAGATGGTCGCGCTGATTGGCGCTTCCGGGTCCGGCAAGTCCACGTTGCTGCGCCACTTGGCAGGCCTGGCCTGTTGCGACAAAAGCAACGGCGGCAGCGTCAAGGTGCTGGGCCGGGAGGTGCAGGCCAGTGGACGGTTGAATGGCAAGGTGCGGCGGCTGCGTGCAGACATCGGCTACATCTTCCAGCAGTTCAACCTGGTCAATCGCCTGAGCGTGCTCGACAACGTGCTGCTCGGTTGCCTGGGCCGCATGCCGCGCTGGCGCGGCAACCTGGGTTTGTTCAATGCCGAGGAAAAGGCCTTTGCCCTCGAATCCCTCGCCCGTGTTGGCCTGGCCGATCTGGCCGCGCAACGTGCGTCGACCTTGTCCGGTGGCCAGCAACAGCGCGTGGCGATTGCCAGGGCGTTGACCCAACGCGCCGAAGTGATCCTCGCCGATGAACCTATCGCGTCGCTGGACCCGGAGTCGGCGCGCAAGGTCATGGAGATCCTCGCCGACATCAACCGCCGCGACGGCAAGACCGTGGTGGTGACCCTGCATCAAGTCGATTACGCCATGCGTTATTGCCCGCGGGCTGTGGCCCTCAAAGGCGGACGGATTCATTTTGACGGGCAGGGCAGCGCCATGAGCAGCCAGTTCCTCAACGATTTGTACGGTGCCGACGTCGACACCAGCCTGATGTTTTCCGACCAGACCCGCCACACCGACGTTACCCCTCGGCTGGCCCTGGCGCGCGCTTGA
- the ccmI gene encoding c-type cytochrome biogenesis protein CcmI, with protein MIDFWLAAGLLLLIALSFLLIPVLRGRRAQREEDRTALNVALYQERVAELQVQQDEGVLNAAQLDTGRAEAARELLADTEGAGTPRESRLGKPLPFLAAFLVPVLGVALYLHYGASDKVELTREFSQPPVSMQDMTQRLERAAAAQPDSPEGLYFLGRAYMAQDRSADAAKVFERTVALAGRQPELLGQWAQAQYFADNKQWSPKVQALTDEALKLDPKEVTSLGLLGIAAFEGQRYQDAIDYWNRLLAQLPPEDNSRVALQGGIDRAAEKLRESGGTVAQAPKAVLKVRVDLSAEVKAKALPTDSVFIFARAVSGPPAPLAAKRVTVAELPVTVELGDADAMMPQLKLSNFPEVQLVARISRAGQPTAGEWIGRSQPLASTATALQQLTIDSPDK; from the coding sequence ATGATTGATTTTTGGCTCGCAGCAGGGTTGCTGCTCCTGATTGCCCTGAGTTTCCTGTTGATCCCTGTATTGCGCGGCCGTCGCGCCCAGCGTGAAGAGGACCGCACCGCGCTGAACGTAGCGCTTTACCAGGAACGCGTCGCCGAGTTGCAAGTGCAGCAGGACGAAGGCGTGCTGAATGCCGCGCAACTCGACACCGGCCGCGCCGAAGCGGCCCGTGAGCTGCTGGCCGATACCGAGGGCGCGGGAACGCCTCGCGAATCGCGCCTGGGCAAACCGTTGCCGTTTTTGGCGGCGTTTCTGGTGCCGGTCCTGGGCGTTGCGCTGTACCTGCATTACGGGGCGAGTGACAAGGTTGAACTCACCCGCGAATTCTCCCAGCCGCCGGTGTCGATGCAAGACATGACCCAGCGCCTGGAACGCGCCGCCGCTGCCCAGCCGGATTCGCCGGAAGGGTTGTACTTCCTCGGTCGCGCCTATATGGCCCAGGACCGTTCCGCCGATGCGGCCAAAGTCTTCGAGCGCACCGTGGCTTTGGCCGGTCGCCAGCCGGAACTGCTCGGTCAGTGGGCGCAGGCGCAGTATTTTGCCGACAACAAACAGTGGTCGCCCAAGGTGCAGGCGCTGACCGATGAAGCCTTGAAGCTGGACCCCAAGGAAGTCACCAGCCTTGGCCTGTTGGGTATTGCCGCCTTTGAAGGCCAGCGTTATCAGGACGCCATCGACTATTGGAACCGCCTGTTGGCGCAGCTGCCACCGGAAGACAATTCCAGGGTCGCGTTGCAAGGTGGTATCGACCGAGCGGCGGAAAAGCTCAGGGAGAGCGGCGGTACTGTCGCTCAAGCGCCCAAGGCTGTTCTTAAAGTGCGCGTGGATTTGTCCGCCGAGGTGAAGGCCAAAGCCCTGCCCACCGACAGCGTGTTCATCTTCGCCCGTGCCGTCTCCGGCCCGCCTGCACCGCTGGCGGCCAAGCGCGTGACCGTCGCCGAACTGCCTGTCACCGTCGAACTGGGCGATGCGGACGCGATGATGCCGCAGTTGAAACTGTCGAACTTCCCCGAAGTCCAACTGGTTGCGCGCATATCCCGGGCCGGTCAACCGACCGCTGGCGAGTGGATCGGCCGCAGCCAACCCTTGGCCAGCACTGCCACTGCGCTGCAGCAGCTGACCATCGACAGTCCGGACAAGTAA
- a CDS encoding cytochrome c-type biogenesis protein: MKRLLAAAVLALGLVGVAHAAIDTYEFAKDGDRERFRELTKELRCPKCQNQDIADSNAPIAADLRKEIFRMLGEGKDNQQIIDFMVERYGDFVRYKPALTGKTALLWFGPAGLLLAGVVVMAVIVRRRRAAPTDGSDALSPEERKRLDQLLDTKTDD; this comes from the coding sequence ATGAAGCGTTTGTTAGCCGCTGCCGTGTTGGCGCTTGGGTTGGTCGGCGTCGCGCATGCGGCCATCGACACCTACGAATTCGCCAAGGACGGTGACCGTGAGCGTTTTCGCGAACTGACCAAGGAACTGCGCTGCCCCAAGTGCCAGAACCAGGACATCGCCGACTCCAACGCGCCCATCGCCGCCGACCTGCGCAAAGAGATTTTCCGCATGCTGGGGGAGGGCAAGGACAACCAGCAGATCATTGACTTCATGGTCGAGCGCTACGGTGATTTCGTGCGTTACAAACCGGCCCTTACCGGCAAGACCGCGCTGCTCTGGTTCGGCCCCGCCGGGCTGCTGCTGGCCGGTGTGGTCGTCATGGCCGTGATCGTCCGCCGCCGCCGCGCCGCGCCTACCGATGGCTCCGACGCGTTATCCCCCGAAGAGCGCAAACGCCTCGACCAATTGCTGGACACCAAGACTGATGATTGA
- the ccmA gene encoding cytochrome c biogenesis heme-transporting ATPase CcmA: MLFEHLELRLTGGDMVQISGPNGSGKTSLLRLLAGLMQPTAGGVRLNGKPLNEQRSELARNLVWIGHAAGIKDVLTPEENLSWLSALHHPASRDAIWQALAAVGLKGFEDVPCHTLSAGQQRRVALARLYLPGPPLWILDEPFTALDKQGVAQLEEHLARHCEQGGSVVLTTHHTLTRMPAGYRDLDLGRWSV; encoded by the coding sequence ATGCTGTTCGAACACCTCGAACTGCGTCTGACGGGCGGCGACATGGTGCAAATCAGCGGCCCCAACGGCAGCGGCAAGACCAGTTTGCTGCGCCTGCTGGCCGGTTTGATGCAGCCGACGGCAGGGGGCGTGCGTCTCAACGGCAAGCCGCTCAACGAACAACGCTCTGAGTTGGCCCGCAACCTTGTCTGGATCGGCCACGCCGCCGGCATCAAGGACGTGCTCACTCCGGAAGAGAACCTCAGCTGGCTCAGCGCCCTGCATCACCCGGCCTCCCGTGATGCCATTTGGCAAGCCCTGGCGGCCGTCGGCCTCAAAGGCTTTGAAGATGTTCCCTGCCATACCCTGTCCGCCGGCCAGCAGCGCCGCGTAGCGCTGGCGCGTTTGTACCTGCCGGGCCCGCCGCTGTGGATTCTCGACGAACCGTTCACCGCCCTCGACAAACAAGGCGTCGCCCAGCTCGAAGAACACCTGGCCCGGCACTGCGAGCAGGGCGGTTCAGTGGTGCTCACCACGCACCACACGCTGACGCGCATGCCCGCCGGTTACCGTGATCTGGATTTGGGCCGGTGGTCGGTATGA
- a CDS encoding heme lyase CcmF/NrfE family subunit, with translation MTSALFIPELGQLAMILALCFAIVQAVVPLLGAWRGDRLWMSLAQPAAWGQFAFLLFAFGCLTYAFMTDDFSVAYVANNSNSALPWYYKFSAVWGAHEGSLLLWALILGGWTFAVSVFSRQLPQVMLARVLAVMGMISIGFLLFLIMTSNPFSRILPQIPVDGHDLNPLLQDIGLIVHPPMLYMGYVGFSVAFAFAIAALLGGRLDAAWARWSRPWTIVAWAFLGIGITLGSWWAYYELGWGGWWFWDPVENASFMPWLVGTALIHSLAVTEKRGVFKSWTVLLAIAAFSLSLLGTFLVRSGVLTSVHAFASDPARGVFILIFLLFVVGGSLTLFALRAPVVKSQVGFNLWSRETLLLGNNLVLVVAASMILLGTLYPLVLDALSGAKLSVGPPYFNALFIPLMGLLMVVMAVGVLVRWKDTPVKWLAGMLMPVLLGSVVLAVIAGFAYGDFNWAVLATFLLAAWVLLAGVRDIVDKTRHKGLIKGLPTLTRSYWGMQVAHLGIAVCALGVVLSSQNSAERDLRLAPGESMDLAGYHFIFEGAKHFEGPNFTSDKGTIRVVRNGKEVAVLHPEKRLYTVQSSMMTEAGIDAGFTRDLYVALGEPLGDGAWAVRVHVKPFVRWIWFGGLLTGVGGLLAALDRRYRVKVKSRVREALGLQGAPA, from the coding sequence ATGACGTCCGCACTGTTTATTCCCGAGCTGGGCCAGTTGGCGATGATCCTCGCCCTGTGCTTTGCCATCGTGCAGGCCGTGGTGCCGTTGCTTGGCGCCTGGCGCGGCGACCGCCTGTGGATGAGCCTGGCCCAGCCGGCCGCCTGGGGCCAGTTTGCCTTTCTGTTGTTCGCGTTTGGTTGCCTGACCTATGCCTTCATGACTGACGACTTTTCTGTCGCCTATGTCGCCAACAACTCCAACAGCGCGCTGCCCTGGTACTACAAATTCAGCGCCGTGTGGGGCGCCCACGAAGGCTCGTTGCTGTTGTGGGCCTTGATTCTCGGCGGCTGGACCTTCGCCGTGTCGGTGTTCTCGCGCCAACTGCCGCAAGTCATGCTGGCGCGGGTGCTGGCGGTGATGGGCATGATCAGCATTGGTTTTCTGCTGTTCCTGATCATGACCTCCAACCCATTCAGCCGCATCCTGCCGCAGATCCCGGTGGACGGGCATGACCTCAACCCATTGCTGCAAGATATCGGCCTGATCGTGCACCCGCCGATGCTCTACATGGGTTACGTGGGTTTCTCGGTGGCCTTTGCCTTCGCCATCGCTGCCTTGCTCGGCGGGCGTCTGGATGCCGCCTGGGCGCGCTGGTCGCGGCCGTGGACCATCGTCGCCTGGGCCTTTCTCGGTATCGGCATCACTTTGGGCTCGTGGTGGGCCTATTACGAACTTGGCTGGGGCGGCTGGTGGTTCTGGGACCCGGTCGAAAACGCCTCGTTCATGCCGTGGCTGGTGGGCACCGCGCTGATTCACTCGTTGGCGGTCACCGAAAAACGCGGCGTGTTCAAAAGCTGGACCGTGTTGCTGGCCATCGCCGCGTTTTCCCTCAGTTTGCTTGGCACGTTCCTTGTGCGTTCGGGCGTGCTGACGTCGGTGCATGCGTTTGCGTCCGACCCGGCGCGCGGCGTGTTCATCCTGATCTTCCTGCTGTTTGTGGTGGGCGGCTCGCTCACCCTGTTTGCGTTGCGCGCGCCGGTGGTCAAGAGCCAGGTCGGCTTCAACCTGTGGTCGCGTGAAACGCTGTTGCTGGGCAATAACCTGGTGCTGGTGGTGGCCGCGTCGATGATCCTGCTCGGTACCTTGTACCCGCTGGTGCTGGACGCGCTGAGCGGCGCCAAGCTGTCGGTTGGCCCGCCGTACTTCAACGCGTTGTTTATCCCGCTGATGGGCCTGCTGATGGTGGTGATGGCAGTCGGCGTATTGGTGCGCTGGAAAGACACCCCGGTGAAATGGCTGGCTGGCATGCTGATGCCGGTGCTGCTGGGCAGTGTGGTCTTGGCGGTGATCGCAGGCTTTGCCTATGGCGACTTCAACTGGGCGGTGCTCGCGACTTTCCTGCTCGCCGCTTGGGTATTGCTGGCCGGCGTGCGCGATATTGTCGACAAAACCCGCCATAAAGGCCTGATCAAAGGCTTGCCGACATTGACCCGCAGCTATTGGGGCATGCAGGTCGCGCACCTCGGCATCGCCGTGTGCGCCCTCGGCGTGGTGCTCTCCAGCCAGAACAGCGCCGAGCGCGACCTGCGCCTGGCACCCGGCGAGTCCATGGACCTGGCCGGTTACCACTTCATCTTCGAAGGCGCCAAGCACTTTGAAGGCCCGAACTTCACGTCGGACAAAGGCACTATTCGTGTGGTGCGCAACGGCAAGGAAGTGGCCGTGCTGCACCCGGAAAAACGCCTGTACACCGTGCAAAGCTCGATGATGACCGAAGCCGGCATCGACGCCGGTTTCACCCGCGACCTTTATGTGGCGCTGGGCGAGCCGCTGGGCGACGGCGCCTGGGCGGTGCGCGTGCACGTCAAACCGTTTGTGCGCTGGATCTGGTTCGGTGGGTTGCTCACCGGCGTGGGTGGCTTGCTGGCCGCGTTGGACCGGCGTTATCGCGTCAAAGTAAAAAGCCGGGTGCGCGAAGCCCTCGGCCTGCAAGGAGCGCCGGCATGA
- a CDS encoding DsbE family thiol:disulfide interchange protein — MKRWLMVLPLAAFLVVAVFLYRGLYLDPAELPSAMIGKPFPAFSLKTVQGDKTLTQADLLGKPALVNVWATWCISCRVEHPVLNKLAEKGVVIYGINYKDDNAAALKWLAEFHNPYLMDIRDEDGNLGLNLGVYGAPETFFIDAKGVIRDKYVGVIDEVVWREQLAAKYQALVDEAKP; from the coding sequence ATGAAGCGTTGGTTGATGGTGTTACCGCTGGCGGCCTTTCTGGTGGTGGCGGTGTTTCTTTATCGCGGGTTGTACCTGGACCCGGCCGAGCTGCCTTCGGCGATGATCGGCAAGCCATTTCCGGCGTTCAGCCTGAAGACCGTGCAGGGCGACAAGACCCTGACCCAGGCCGACCTGCTGGGCAAGCCGGCGCTGGTCAACGTGTGGGCGACCTGGTGCATCTCGTGCCGCGTCGAGCACCCGGTGTTGAACAAACTCGCCGAGAAGGGCGTGGTGATCTACGGCATCAACTACAAGGACGACAATGCGGCGGCCCTGAAGTGGCTGGCGGAGTTCCACAACCCGTACCTGATGGATATCCGCGATGAAGACGGCAACCTCGGTTTGAACCTCGGCGTGTACGGCGCTCCGGAAACCTTCTTTATCGACGCCAAAGGCGTGATTCGTGACAAGTACGTCGGCGTGATCGATGAAGTGGTCTGGCGCGAGCAACTGGCCGCCAAGTACCAGGCGCTGGTCGATGAGGCCAAGCCATGA